The window ATTTCTATATGGTACATAGCTTCCTCTTTCCATGGTTACCTTCTCaacttggaactcaaagtttGAAAATTAGGTCCCCAGAGATTCATAATACTGTGAATCTGTACTAACATCCATGAGCCCCTACTAGTGtgtttactttttaataataGACACTATTAGCACAAAGCAAAGGCATATACTAAGAAGGCATACTAACACAGGAGTCATAAACAATTCCCCCATGAACCTAGAAcacattcttttatatatttatatagcatcatTGGAAAGAGTGGGTACATACATACAGTATACTGGTAGTGAGGCACACATGTAGGGAGCAGATGTGGTCATGTTATACCTCTTGTATAAGATAAATCCTCCTATATTGCAGACTTCTAGGatcctttccttttgctttgactatatatatatatatatatatatatatatatatatatatatatatatatatgattttaatttcaattacatataaaaataatttttacattccttttttaaaaattctgaattccaaatttcctctccctccctatAGTTTTCCCTAAAGAGATAAGTAttttgatataggctatacatgtgcaatcatataaaatacatttccagattcattatgttgtgaaagaaaacaagaaaaataaggtgtttttttttttcttttaagtatattttgatctgcattcagactctctccttttttccccctggagatagatagcatttttcattataagtcctttgaAAAAGTCTAGGatcaagcaagatgatttcagaaaggtctggagagactcacatgaactgatggtaagtgaagtgaatagaaccaaaagaacattgtacacagaggaagattatgtgataatcaattctgatggatgtggctcttttccacaatgagatgattcaggccaattccaaaattcttgtgatggagagagccatatgcatccagagagaggattagggggtggatcacaacacagtattttcaccttttttgttgttgtttgcttgctttttattttctttctcattttttttttctttttgttctgatttttgttgtgcagcataattgtggaaatatgtaaagaagaattgcacatgattaccacatattggattacttgctgtctaagggagggggtagagggaaaggaaggaggaaacaaggttttgcaaggatgaatgttgaaaattatgcatatattttgaaaataaaaagctaaaaaaaaaaacctcttagatcattgtattactaaAACATAGTTAAATCATctacaattgatcattgtacaatattattagtgtgtataatgttttcttggttatgCTCacctcattttgcatcagttcatgtaagttttcccaggtttttctgaaacctggTAATTTTTATAGCTGGTCATTTCCTATAGCACATTTTCCATTACAATCATTTACCACGTGTTTTTTAGTCATTCCTcatttgatgggcattcccttaatttcccattctttgccaccacaaaagagctcccctccctcccttttttaatCTCCTTGGGATTCAGACCTACTAGTAATATTGCTGCACCAAACGATTGTCGTTCATCTTTCAAATTCgagaggatcaaaatgatatcacCATATCACTGGATCTATATATAATGCATCAAAACTGTGGTTAATGGGACCAACATAAGTTCAGAAGGTTCTCCCACAGGTTGGGCATAAGTAGTCCATTTTAATATTTGGGATAGAGCTGTCTCTAGATGTACATCTCATGTTTCCTTTGgactactgcaattctgctttgctcatgcaGAAAAACACCTTCTTTTGGTTTGGGTACACCATGGCGAAGGCTCCTATGCAGCATCCCTCATGTCTCACAACTGATACTAAAGTTCTCCAGAGAGTCCTTGTAATGTTTTTCTAGCCTCATGTGAATGTTTACCTTGAGGAAGTTCTCTTTACAATATTCTTTTAGGTAAAAGAACATTTGGCATTTCAACACGGACAGCCCATTGGAGTTCTAccctctgcagtagagtttgaatacttGGCAGTTCAGCTTAAGAAACAACCTCGGTGTCTGGGACCTTAATCTTTAGAATCTTTCTAGGATAATATAAACGAAAATGGTTCAATTTTACAGCATGGTGCCGGTAGACTATCCACGTTTCACAAGCATGCCAAAATGAAGTCAGtgcaatggctctgtagacctctTCAGTTCGGTAGGCAGCTTAATAAACCTCTTCCctcccatactttttttttttttttttttggaatatccCAGACAATGAGCAATGCAGGTGTCCATCTGATTAACTATGTGAACATTCCTGCAAAGGATACTGCCAGTGTCAATCAAAAAAGTGTGCACGGTTTTGaagcctttggggcatagttccaccACACCCCCCATTTGACAGTGCAAAGCGCTTTCATACCTGCCTGTAATATTAAAATCTAGATGAAGaagtgtttatgtgtgtatgtatatatatatatatatatatatatatatatatatatacacaaacacatgtatacataaatataatctatatacaaataagttgtattgtatatatacatatatacacatatatacatatatatacacacactgcatatataaatataatctatatgcaaataagttgtatatatatacacatatatacacacatgtatacataaatataatctatatgcaaataagttgtatgtgtatatatatacacatatatacacacatatatatacacatgtatacataaatataatctatatacaaataagttgtatgtatatatacatatatatacgcacacatatatacacatgcatacataaatataatctatatgGAAATAAGTTGTATGATATAACAATATTAACAAATATACAcattatacaaaaaaaatctatatgaaataagttgttttatataaataaattaataaaaaaaaaaaacatatatatatttacatgtatataaatataatctatatcaaataagttgttgtatatatatatatataaaacacatatatacaaacatatatataacagatacaaaaataatctatatcaaataagttgttatattaatatatatccacatatatacatgtatacataaatataatctatatgGGAAAtgttgtttatataaatatacataaatgcacACAACAAAACACAACCacattataaatataatgtataataaatataacaatcaaatggttttgtatatatacatattctcaacatatatacatgcataataaatataaaatttatatggaaataaGTTGTATCTATACACACCAAATAAACCCGTATACAAAACATAATCTTATCAAATAAGTTGGTTTAATTATACATATATCCAATATACATGTTCTAAAATAATCTAATAAATGttggttttatatatacacacatatacacccttATACAAACTAATCTAATCAAATAAGttgtttatataaaacatatatcaaatatacatgtaaaaaattaatcTATATGGAAATAAGTTGACAATATACAAtatttaaacacaaaataattataaaacataatcTAATCAAAAAGttgcattatatatacatattaccaaacacatgtatacaaaacataatctatatgcaaataagttgcatctatatatacatatatacgcacatatacacacatgtatacaaaacataatctatatgcaaataagttgcatctatatatacatatatacgcacatatacacacatgtatacaaaacataatctatatgcaaataagttgcatctatatatacatatatacgcacatatacacacatgtatacaaaacataatctatatacaaataagttgtatctatatatacatatatacgcacatatacacacatgtatacaaaacataatctatatgcaaataagttgcatctatatatacatatatacgcacatatacacacatgtatacaaaacataatctatatgcaaataagttgcatctatatatacatatatacgcacatatacacacatgtatacaaaacataatctatatgcaaataagttgcatctatatatacatatatacgcacatatacacacatgtatacaaaacataatctatatgcaaataagttgcatctatatatacatatatacgcacatatacacacatgtatacaaaacataatctatatgcaaataagttgcatctatatatacatatatacgcacatatacacacatgtatacaaaacataatctatatgcaaataagttgcatctatatatacatatatacgcacatatacacacatgtatacaaaacataatctatatgcaaataagttgcatctatatatacatatatacgcacatatacacacatgtatacaaaacataatctatatacaaataagttgtatctatatatacatatatacgcacatatacacacatgtatacaaaacataatctatatacaaataagttgtatctatatatacatatatacgcacatatacacacatgtatacaaaacataatctatatgcaaataagttgcatctatatatacatatatatccacatatacacatgtatacaaaacataatctatatgcaaataagttgtatgtatatatatatatacgcacatatacacacatgtatacaaaacataatctatatgcaaataagttgtatctatatatacatatatacgcacatatacacacatgtatacaaaacataatctatatgcaaataagttgtatgtatatatacatatatacgcacatatatacacatgtatacataaatataatctatatgcaaataagttgtatgtatatatacacatatatatatatacacatgtatacaaaacataatctatatgcaaataagttgtatctatatatacatatatatgcacatatacacacatgtatacaaaacataatctatatgcaaataagttgtgtgtatatacatatatacatatatatccacatatacacatgtatacaaaacataatctatatgcaaataagttgcatctatatatacatatatacgcacatatacacacatgtatacaaaacataatctatatgcaaataagttgtatctatatatacatatatacgcacatatacacacatgtatacaaaacataatctatatgcaaataagttgcatctatatatacatatatacgcacatatacacacatgtatacaaaacataatctatatgcaaataagttgcatctatatatacatatatacgcacatatacacacatgtatacaaaacataatctatatgcaaataagttgcatctatatatacatatatacgcacatatacacacatgtatacaaaacataatctatatgcaaataagttgtatctatatatacatatatacgcacatatacacacatgtatacaaaacataatctatatgcaaataagttgcatctatatatacatatatacgcacatatacacacatgtatacaaaacataatctatatgcaaataagttgcatctatatatacatatatacgcacatatacacacatgtatacaaaacataatctatatacaaataagttgtatctatatatacatatatacacacatatatacacatgcatacataaatataatctatatgcaaataagttgtatgtatatatatgtatggaccTCAATCCAAATCTACGTTCAGAttcggcctcagacactcaatagtGCGCATTGTGTGAGTGGGCAAATGGCTTcatcctgcctgcctcagtttcctcccttgaAAAACGAGCTGGAGACGGAAATGGAAAAACcgctccagcatctctgccaagaaaatcccggAAGGGAGCATGGGCATGATTGAGACACCACTGAACAACAATACTCACTAGCGTTAAGGAACGAAGTTAACTCTGACCACCATATCAAAGGGACCGTTTTCCTTGAAATCTCTGCCCAGAGCGCACATCCGCGCGGGGAGGGAGCCGCTATCAGGATGTCCATTTCGCGGACGGGGGAAGGAAGAACGTGCCTAGGGATAACGACGCTAGCAAAGGTCTGGGGCGGGATTTGAGCCCGGCCCTTTCGGACTTGCAGCCCGGAGTTCTCCTGGATGTCCTAGAGATGCTCCCCGGCGCACCCCTCCCCGCCCCGCGGGATGCAGGCCCTGGGCCCCCGCGCCCGGCCCCCGCGCCCTTCCGCCCCCCGCTGGCCGCAGGCGGCCCCGCCCCCAGCGCCCGGCGCGCGCCCAGGAACGCGGCCGGCGCTCTGCTCCGCACGCGGGCGCGCTATGGAGAGGTAAGGCCCGGGCTCGGGGAGGGAAGCgcgcctgcccccccccccccccccgcggccCTCCCGCCGGCCGCGGGGCAGAGGCCGGGCCGGGCTCGGCTGTCCGATTGCCGGGAGGGGAGAAGCCGGGGCCGCAGGCCCGAAGCCCCGGCCTCGCGTAGCGCGGCCGCCCGCCGCGGTTTCGGGATGAGCGGCCGCTAAGGCGTCTCTGTTTCCCCCCCGGCGGGCGGTGCCTCTCCCGGGCTTCCCCTTTTGGCCCGCGCGCTCCTTTCCTTACGTGTCCCCACCTCCTTGCCCCGGCCCTTTTCCTCGGTGCCCGCGCCCCCCCTCCGTGCTCCCTGTGCCCCGGTGCGCCCTTCCCTCCGTGTGCCGGGAGCCCTCCGTCTCTGGCCGCAGGTCTGACCCTCGCGCCCCCACTTCCTCAGCGCCCcgtccctccctcttcccctaggCACACAGGCTTCCCCCCTTTCTGTGCGCGCGACCCGTCTGTCCCCCTCCGCCCCGATCTCCCCCCACAGCCCCtttctgcccctccccctccgctGCGCCCCCACCCCGCCAGCACCCACGCCCCGGGCGAGCCCCCTCCCTCCCCGCTGCCCTCGCGCTCTCTCCTCCTGCGCCCTTGCACTCCCCAGGCAGCCGCGTGTTTTTCACACCCTTTCATCCCTTTGGGCTTGGGTGCAGCGCTTCTGTGCCGGCTCCTCCGTGCGGCGATCCCTCGATGCCCCCCGCCTacccccccaaaaacccaaaGCACACTTTGAGGGCAGgctctggcacacagtaggcacttacaTTGGGTAGTTCAGTAGGTATTAGGCATTCTAAAACATTAGTCCCGCTGctttgggaaaaaatttgaaaactttaaTCGGTAAACTGTAATTTCTGTCCTAGGGTAAAAAACAGGTTTTATTTACGTCCTGGCTGTTAAGCGGAAGTATCAGGGGTGTTTTCACTCAAAACAAATAGCCCTTAAATGACTAAAGACCTCCCAAGatttaaatgaggataattaaGATCTGTAGGAAACGGCAAATTTCATCAGCTGAATTTTCAGAGCGGTGGGAACACGGCGGGCCCTTGCCACTCTTGTTGCTGACATCCTCTAATGATGCAAATCATCTTTCTACGTTTTGCTTTCTTTGCATTGTATGCTCTGTCTATATAATATGTGCCCAATTAAGTTGGTCCCTTTGAAAAGTTTACAGGGTGAAAAGTTCTTTTTCTAGTGTCGGCTTTTAAATGGACCTATTTGTGTCTCTTCCCTTATTGTGTATTTCATGGTAATCACCAAATAatgttcatttttcagttcttttgggTATGCAGCGACATTATATTAGACCTCAGTGCTTATGCGTTGATGTGttcttctcctttatttattttagctgCGACTTAAATGATCCTGTCATGGAAGACAGACCAATTGTGACCTCAAAGCAGAAGATTGAAGTGGTTTGTGGTGTCCCGACCCAGGTGGTCTGCACAGCTTTCAGCAGTCACATCTTTGTGGTGGTGACCCAGTATGGAAAAATGGGTACCCTGGTCTCCCTGGAGCCCAGTACTGTAGCCAATGATATCTGCAAGCCTGCAATCACTACTAGAGTGCTCCTCGGGCAAGATGAGGTAAAGTAGTCAAGGGGGATCTCAGAGATGGAGGAAAAATCACTTAGTAGGTTTTTAGATGTCTTTAGGGCTGCTGGATGTCTGAAATATTTATGCATCACTACTGTGATAACATGAGTGTTTTTATTGCCAATGTGTCCTTTGTTCTAAGTAAATTTTGCTTTTGTCACTCATTGGGCCTCCTGTTTGACAGAAGAATAAATCTATTGACTTTGTGACTTGtgtcttttctttcccttagTCTGACCTTTTCTAGTAGTGTGACTTAAGGAATATAATTAATTGGGCTTGTTCCAGTCTGGAAAGATCTAATGAAGGTCCCTTTGCAAGCCTGCCTTTACCTTAACCTTCCCAGACTAAAGATAAGCAAGAAAGACCTGGGACTTGGACATCATGAAGAAAATATACTTTATGATGCTGCTTTATCAGTTTGTTTGTAACTGGTTGGTCTGAGTATATGGTTGTTGATGCTGAATCATGGCTACATCAGATTTAATATATGGTAATTTAATGGTGTTGCAGGAAAcctgtctttctttctaaatAAGGGATACTTaataaaggtatttttaaaaaaaggcacaaCTTCTCACCACTAAAGTGACTCTCacgtgatttttttcctttatttgccTCTCCAGCCCCTTATCCACGTCTTTGCAAAGAACCTAGTGACATTCGTGTCTCAAGAAGCAGGGAACAAGCCTATTCTCCTGGCTTTGGCCTTGAAGGACAAAAGTGTAGAAGGGGTGAGAGCCCTGAAGGAGGTGATCCGGAGCTGCCAGGTGTGGTGAAACAAGGCCCTGCCTGCCAGCTGGATATTCCAGGGGAAAGCTCTTGAATCAAGAAACCATACCCTGTCCTCCAAAggaacttttcattttcttatggCTTCTAGCCCACGAGGCTAAGAAAGAACTGTTTTCACATCTCAGGACAAACTCAGTTTGGTTTTGATACTAttattgggggaagggggggggtctgtttctttggaaatttgtAGATGATTTTGCATTGACTTCCACAGAGTTGCATGCATTTGAGAATTGTTATAATGAGTCATCCTGCTGGATGGGATTCCCTATGTTCTGTGTATAGCACCATTGGAAGGAGGAATttgcaaagagaaaacaaagccAACTAGTAGTCAatgctcattttacttattttatcacttttttttttctgatatagtAAAAATCTCAATTGCATAAGCCTCTTTTGGCTCTTATATTCCATAATTATGAATGTAATTAAAAGTACCCTAGTGTATGAAAACTTGTTTGATAAGGAATAATAGTTATGTGACTTACATGGTTCAAATAAATATTAGGAATTAATCCTAGAATTAcacaaaaatgattatttttaggttcctttttttttttttttcttttctctccatttatctAAGGCTTTTCTTTTTGAAGCCTCTGAAGTACTGTTAAAAAGAATATCCACAATTAAGTATTGTGACTAAGAATGGCAATTCTGTGCGTCAAACTTCAAACAGGATCCTATGATCAGAGATCCAGAAGGAATTTCAGAGACCATTGGTGCAGACTCCCTTATTTTTGTGATAAAGTGACCCTCCCATGTTTTCACaggtaataaatatcagaggtagGATCTGAAGCCAAGTCTTATCAAATCCAGAGCCAGCACCCTTTCTACTGGACTTAACTACCTCTGGTCTTCCATTGTCCTTTAATCCATTACCTCACTGAACTTTACAGCAACCTAAAACTCCCAGATTCTTTCTTTATTGGTAGAGAAAGTAGTGAAACAGAATGGTTGGGCCCAAgagcaagaaattgaaaattggTAAATTGCGTCTTCATGCAAACTGAAAGGCCTTTTATAAGAAAATAGGTAATGTAGGATGTGAGTGACAGCTTGCTTTTCAGTCAAAACCCAGGCTTGATGCAAACAGGAAATAAATGTGCTTAGATGGACTTCAAACCACTGTCTTCTCTTCATAGGAAATAAAACTTAAGATTATGTTCCTTGAAATGTACTGATAAGAGGCTTGACTTCAGAGAACTGGGAATATGTACCTCTCACCTTTCATTGCAGAGATAGGGAGCTAGAGGTGGAGGATGTTGCA of the Sarcophilus harrisii chromosome 1, mSarHar1.11, whole genome shotgun sequence genome contains:
- the PSMG3 gene encoding proteasome assembly chaperone 3 isoform X1, which translates into the protein MESCDLNDPVMEDRPIVTSKQKIEVVCGVPTQVVCTAFSSHIFVVVTQYGKMGTLVSLEPSTVANDICKPAITTRVLLGQDEPLIHVFAKNLVTFVSQEAGNKPILLALALKDKSVEGVRALKEVIRSCQVW
- the PSMG3 gene encoding proteasome assembly chaperone 3 isoform X2, translating into MEDRPIVTSKQKIEVVCGVPTQVVCTAFSSHIFVVVTQYGKMGTLVSLEPSTVANDICKPAITTRVLLGQDEPLIHVFAKNLVTFVSQEAGNKPILLALALKDKSVEGVRALKEVIRSCQVW